The Crocosphaera subtropica ATCC 51142 genome includes a window with the following:
- a CDS encoding peroxiredoxin yields MTIEGCLRVGQVAPDFTATVVIDQEFQTKKLSSYRGKYVVLFFYPLDFTFVCPTEVIAFSDRYEEFAKINTEILAVSVDSEFSHLAWIQTPRTEGGVGDIAYPLVSDLKKEISTAYNILDPESGVALRGLFIIDKEGVIQHATINNLSFGRSVTETLRTLKAIQHVQTNPEEVCPADWQEGDKTMIPDPIKSKIYFSAV; encoded by the coding sequence ATGACCATCGAAGGATGCTTGCGAGTTGGGCAAGTTGCACCTGATTTTACGGCAACAGTCGTTATTGATCAAGAATTTCAGACTAAAAAGCTTTCTAGCTATCGTGGCAAGTATGTTGTCCTCTTTTTCTATCCCTTGGATTTTACCTTTGTTTGTCCCACGGAAGTCATTGCGTTTAGCGATCGCTACGAAGAATTTGCGAAGATTAACACGGAAATTTTAGCGGTTTCGGTTGATAGTGAATTTTCTCACCTGGCCTGGATTCAAACCCCTCGCACCGAAGGGGGTGTGGGAGACATTGCCTATCCGTTAGTCTCTGACCTCAAAAAAGAAATTAGTACCGCTTATAATATACTCGATCCGGAGTCTGGGGTAGCGTTACGGGGTCTATTTATTATTGATAAAGAAGGGGTTATTCAACACGCAACTATCAATAATCTTTCCTTTGGGCGTAGTGTTACCGAAACCCTACGCACCCTCAAAGCCATACAGCACGTTCAAACCAATCCTGAAGAGGTTTGTCCAGCTGATTGGCAAGAAGGGGATAAAACCATGATTCCTGACCCCATTAAATCTAAGATTTATTTCTCGGCCGTCTAG
- a CDS encoding transporter substrate-binding domain-containing protein: protein MVRFVLFSIFLVIPGLFSDFLLAQTESIPNDTPLKVGVAGSPPFSKFNQQTFEGISVELWQEIAATTNLRYEFIAQPGVKVGIDQVVAGELDILIGPVSITAERFQKVAFTQPYFNAKIGLLISGHSTSVWSRIRPIFQVAVISSVGGLFFILFIVGNLIWLAESRRNPEQFPQHYVRGVGNGMWFALVTLTTVGYGDKTPVTKTGKAITSLWMLITMVAASSLTAGIATVMTLLLSTDATTEFTQPQDIRGKQIAVVSGTTGEKWAKNYQARLLPSPNLDQAVDRLKSGQAQAVMFDVPALKYYLYQNPEAPFKIANLSVAFEDYGFVLPLDNDLIRDLNIAIIKFKQSGRLEEIIEQEIQGDFDNQ, encoded by the coding sequence ATGGTTCGTTTTGTTCTCTTTAGTATTTTTTTAGTGATTCCTGGTCTATTTTCAGATTTTTTATTGGCGCAAACGGAGTCGATTCCCAATGACACTCCCCTAAAAGTTGGGGTAGCCGGTTCTCCTCCTTTTTCTAAATTCAATCAACAAACCTTTGAAGGAATTAGTGTGGAATTATGGCAAGAAATTGCTGCAACCACTAATCTTCGATATGAGTTCATTGCTCAACCAGGGGTCAAAGTGGGAATTGACCAAGTTGTGGCAGGGGAGTTGGATATTTTAATTGGTCCAGTGAGTATTACAGCAGAAAGATTCCAAAAAGTTGCCTTTACTCAACCCTATTTTAATGCCAAAATTGGCCTCTTAATCTCAGGCCATAGCACGTCTGTCTGGAGTCGGATTCGTCCCATTTTTCAAGTGGCTGTGATTTCTTCGGTGGGGGGTTTATTCTTCATTCTGTTTATTGTCGGAAATTTAATCTGGTTAGCAGAATCTCGGCGTAATCCCGAACAGTTCCCTCAGCACTATGTGCGAGGGGTAGGTAATGGAATGTGGTTTGCTTTGGTAACTTTAACCACCGTGGGTTATGGAGATAAAACCCCAGTAACAAAAACCGGTAAAGCCATTACCAGTTTATGGATGTTAATTACGATGGTAGCTGCTTCTTCTTTAACCGCAGGAATTGCTACAGTTATGACCTTATTATTATCCACAGACGCAACCACAGAATTTACTCAACCCCAGGATATCCGAGGAAAACAAATTGCGGTTGTCTCAGGAACAACGGGGGAAAAATGGGCGAAAAATTATCAAGCTCGTTTGTTACCCTCTCCTAATTTAGATCAGGCTGTGGATCGTTTAAAATCGGGACAAGCTCAAGCAGTCATGTTTGATGTTCCCGCTTTAAAATATTACCTTTATCAAAATCCTGAAGCCCCGTTTAAAATCGCCAATTTATCTGTAGCTTTTGAAGATTATGGCTTTGTTTTACCGTTGGATAATGACTTAATTCGTGATTTGAATATTGCTATTATCAAGTTCAAACAATCAGGAAGATTAGAGGAGATTATTGAGCAAGAAATTCAAGGGGATTTTGATAATCAATAA
- a CDS encoding universal stress protein: protein MYQKILIALDMSDMAETVFNHGLSLAKQEQNPQLLLLHILSGEEENSPLPVPPDLREMYPAAGNDLTLETWQEQWQAFEKSGNEMLESYQNKATEAEIRTEYKQIYGNPGSRICKIAHEWQADVIVIGHRGRSGLKEFFLGSVSNYVLHHAHSSVLIVQPN, encoded by the coding sequence ATGTATCAAAAAATTTTAATCGCTTTAGATATGTCAGACATGGCAGAAACAGTCTTTAATCACGGCTTATCCCTGGCCAAGCAAGAACAAAATCCCCAATTATTATTATTGCATATTCTCTCAGGAGAAGAAGAAAATAGTCCTTTACCGGTTCCCCCCGATCTTAGGGAAATGTATCCAGCAGCCGGCAATGATTTAACCCTAGAAACCTGGCAAGAACAATGGCAAGCCTTTGAAAAATCTGGCAATGAAATGTTAGAATCTTATCAAAATAAAGCCACAGAAGCAGAGATTAGAACAGAATATAAACAAATTTACGGTAATCCTGGATCGAGAATTTGTAAAATAGCCCATGAATGGCAGGCCGATGTCATTGTTATTGGCCATAGGGGCCGTTCTGGACTCAAAGAATTTTTCTTAGGAAGTGTTAGTAATTATGTGTTACATCATGCTCATTCTTCTGTGTTAATTGTGCAACCGAATTAA
- the fabG gene encoding 3-oxoacyl-[acyl-carrier-protein] reductase, which produces MSTVAPPLNEQVAVVTGASRGIGRAIALALGSLGVKVVVNYASSSSAAEEVVKLITESSGEAIAVQGDVSQNEQVDNLIKTTLDKFGRIDILVNNAGITRDTLLMRMKPEDWQAVIDLNLTGVFLCTKAVTKPMLKQKSGRIINISSVVGEMGNPGQANYSAAKAGVIGLTKAVAKEVASRGVTVNAVAPGFIVTDMTEKVKTDDLLQYIPLGRLGMAEEVAGMVRFLATDPAAAYITGQVFNVDGGMVMA; this is translated from the coding sequence ATGTCAACTGTCGCCCCACCCCTCAACGAACAAGTCGCCGTCGTTACCGGAGCATCACGGGGTATCGGTCGAGCGATCGCCTTAGCATTGGGAAGTCTGGGTGTAAAAGTGGTGGTCAACTATGCCAGTTCTAGCAGCGCAGCCGAAGAAGTGGTTAAACTGATTACAGAAAGCTCAGGAGAAGCGATCGCTGTTCAAGGAGATGTATCCCAAAACGAACAGGTGGACAACCTCATCAAAACCACCCTAGATAAGTTTGGTCGCATCGATATTTTGGTTAATAATGCAGGGATCACCCGTGATACCCTCTTAATGCGGATGAAACCCGAAGACTGGCAAGCGGTGATCGATCTCAACCTTACTGGAGTTTTCCTCTGTACCAAAGCTGTCACCAAACCCATGTTAAAGCAGAAAAGTGGGCGTATTATCAATATTTCCTCAGTAGTAGGCGAAATGGGTAACCCTGGTCAGGCTAACTATAGCGCAGCTAAAGCAGGAGTGATCGGTTTAACCAAAGCAGTAGCCAAAGAAGTAGCCAGTCGTGGCGTTACTGTCAATGCTGTTGCCCCTGGGTTTATTGTCACCGATATGACCGAAAAAGTAAAAACAGACGATCTCCTGCAATACATCCCCTTGGGACGGTTAGGAATGGCTGAAGAAGTAGCTGGAATGGTCCGATTTTTAGCCACCGATCCAGCGGCCGCTTATATTACCGGACAAGTGTTTAATGTGGATGGTGGTATGGTGATGGCCTAG
- a CDS encoding element excision factor XisH family protein — MSAKDIVHKIVREALEKDEWIITHDPLFLRVSENIGMFLDLAANKVIIADKETFKIAVEVKSFVGLSAVIDFHLAIGQFLNYRLALEELEPDRILYLAIPNDIYQNFFQDIAFPELIRYT, encoded by the coding sequence ATGTCTGCTAAAGATATTGTTCATAAGATTGTTAGGGAAGCCTTAGAAAAGGATGAATGGATTATTACTCATGATCCTTTGTTTCTTAGAGTTAGCGAAAACATAGGGATGTTTCTTGACTTAGCAGCAAATAAAGTGATTATTGCTGATAAAGAAACATTTAAAATTGCAGTAGAAGTTAAAAGTTTCGTAGGTTTATCTGCTGTTATAGACTTTCATTTAGCTATTGGTCAATTCTTGAATTATCGATTAGCATTAGAAGAGTTAGAACCTGATAGAATTTTGTATTTAGCAATTCCTAATGACATTTATCAGAATTTTTTTCAAGATATAGCGTTTCCCGAACTCATAAGGTACACCTAA
- a CDS encoding XisI protein yields METITYQKLIQDIIESYAQKHPQDNDIETQIVCDTINNHYLLLYVGWQQEKQIYGCPIHVDIKDNKFWIQRDLTEDGVASQLLEAGVSKENIVLGFRSPFNRQFTDFAIN; encoded by the coding sequence ATGGAAACCATCACTTATCAAAAATTAATTCAAGATATCATTGAAAGTTATGCTCAGAAACATCCTCAAGATAATGACATCGAAACGCAGATAGTTTGTGACACTATTAATAATCATTATTTACTATTATATGTAGGATGGCAACAAGAAAAACAGATTTATGGTTGTCCTATTCATGTTGATATTAAAGATAATAAGTTTTGGATTCAACGAGATTTGACAGAAGACGGAGTTGCAAGTCAGTTATTAGAAGCAGGAGTATCTAAAGAGAATATTGTGTTAGGATTTCGTTCTCCATTTAATCGACAATTTACAGATTTTGCCATAAATTAA
- a CDS encoding restriction endonuclease, translated as MNELPTYDSMILPTLEALQTLGGSGTNEEIYEKVVQLLNIPDDILEISHGSTSQSEVEYRLSWSRTYLKKYGLLENSSRGVWSLVSTPINLNDIDVKEIVRTVRDTDKSTEISISSVNDIKTLETLDTLEEEELSWHQQIHKKLLSLEPSAFERLTQRLLRESGFIQVQVTGKSGDGGIDGVGIARINGFLSFHVLFQCKRYQGSVTAGQIRDFRGAMQGRTDKGLFITTGRFTKDAVKEATRDGAPPIDLIDGEQLVQRLKKLGLGVKITMIESVEVDLDWFTKI; from the coding sequence ATGAATGAACTTCCAACATATGACTCAATGATTTTACCTACACTTGAAGCTCTACAAACTTTAGGTGGCTCTGGTACTAACGAGGAAATTTACGAAAAAGTTGTACAACTTCTAAATATACCAGACGATATTCTAGAAATCTCTCATGGAAGTACATCACAAAGTGAAGTTGAATATAGACTTTCATGGAGTCGAACCTATTTAAAAAAATACGGACTATTAGAAAATTCATCCCGTGGTGTATGGTCTTTAGTATCAACCCCGATTAATCTTAATGATATAGATGTAAAAGAAATTGTTAGGACAGTTCGAGATACCGATAAGAGTACAGAAATCTCTATAAGTTCGGTAAATGACATTAAAACTTTAGAAACTTTAGACACTTTAGAAGAAGAAGAGCTTTCATGGCATCAGCAAATTCATAAAAAATTACTATCTTTAGAACCATCGGCTTTTGAACGTTTGACCCAGCGTTTACTACGTGAATCTGGCTTTATTCAAGTACAAGTAACGGGTAAATCCGGTGATGGGGGAATTGATGGAGTTGGTATTGCTCGTATTAATGGCTTTTTGAGCTTTCATGTTCTTTTTCAATGTAAACGTTATCAAGGTTCAGTAACAGCAGGTCAAATTCGAGACTTTCGAGGTGCTATGCAAGGACGTACAGATAAAGGTTTATTTATAACAACTGGTAGGTTTACTAAAGATGCTGTTAAAGAGGCAACACGAGATGGCGCACCACCTATTGATTTAATCGATGGTGAGCAATTGGTTCAGCGTTTAAAAAAGTTAGGTCTTGGGGTGAAAATAACTATGATTGAGTCAGTTGAAGTTGACTTAGATTGGTTTACAAAGATTTAA
- a CDS encoding nucleotidyltransferase family protein, translated as MNEQILNRLDISPLKLTNFCQENYILELSVFGSVLRDDFTKISDIDILVIFDPQIKLSLMDLVGIQYKLEEKIGRKVDLIEKRSIENSHNWIRRKNILETAQIIYQESFFMR; from the coding sequence ATGAATGAACAAATATTAAATAGACTAGATATTTCACCTTTAAAACTAACTAACTTTTGTCAAGAAAATTACATCCTCGAATTATCCGTATTTGGTTCTGTTCTTAGAGATGATTTTACCAAAATAAGTGATATTGATATTCTGGTAATCTTCGATCCTCAAATTAAACTCAGCTTAATGGATTTAGTCGGTATTCAATACAAACTAGAGGAAAAAATCGGACGAAAAGTAGACTTAATCGAAAAACGATCTATTGAAAATAGTCATAATTGGATTCGTCGTAAAAACATTTTAGAAACGGCTCAAATTATTTATCAGGAATCATTTTTCATGAGGTAA
- a CDS encoding serine hydrolase domain-containing protein, whose amino-acid sequence MLSVSPQDSTINMKLKKKFLILPLVVCLIAIALTIPDRVKAQDHNTESSNIIWTAENSDPNVFGWMQGSPPPPDKIIRFEDGSYFQFPQMRWSVCHFQQLMPTKSVSRGLSATLPLKTKALPNLEEVTFIPWGQTKPMTWQESLKVNFTDGIIILHHGQIVYEKFFGCLSPTKRHAAMSLTKSFVGLLGEMLVATGELDENRLIKAYIPELRESAFGDATVRQVLDMTTALDYSEDYADPNAEVWQHAAAGNPLPKPENYNGPRTYFQFLQTVQKKGEHGNSFAYKTVNTDVLGWLISRVTDQPITEVLSEKIWSKMGADINAYFTVDSIGTPFAGGGLNAGLRDMARFGQMLLNNGKVGSNQVVPEAVINNIRQGGDRRAFADAGYTLLKGWSYRSMWWITHNDHGAFMARGVHGQSLYIDPTADMVIARFASYPVAGNAANDPTTLPAYQAVANYLMKNDS is encoded by the coding sequence ATGCTTTCTGTCTCACCCCAAGACTCCACCATCAATATGAAACTAAAAAAAAAATTTCTTATTCTACCTTTAGTGGTTTGTTTAATTGCGATCGCCTTGACCATTCCTGACAGGGTAAAAGCGCAAGATCATAATACCGAGTCAAGCAACATAATCTGGACAGCAGAAAACTCTGATCCCAATGTTTTCGGTTGGATGCAAGGTTCTCCCCCACCACCTGACAAAATTATTCGTTTTGAAGATGGCAGTTACTTTCAATTTCCGCAAATGCGCTGGAGTGTTTGTCATTTTCAACAGTTAATGCCAACTAAATCCGTAAGTCGTGGCCTATCTGCGACTCTTCCCTTGAAAACAAAAGCCTTACCCAACCTTGAAGAAGTGACTTTTATCCCTTGGGGTCAAACTAAGCCCATGACTTGGCAAGAATCCCTCAAGGTTAATTTTACCGATGGCATTATCATTTTGCATCACGGTCAAATAGTCTACGAAAAGTTTTTCGGTTGTCTTTCTCCGACCAAGCGTCATGCAGCTATGTCTCTGACCAAATCTTTCGTGGGACTTCTGGGAGAAATGTTGGTAGCCACAGGGGAATTAGACGAAAATCGGCTAATCAAGGCGTACATCCCCGAACTTAGAGAGAGTGCCTTTGGGGATGCAACAGTGCGTCAAGTCCTCGATATGACAACGGCACTCGATTATAGCGAAGACTATGCCGATCCTAACGCAGAAGTCTGGCAACACGCAGCAGCCGGTAATCCTCTGCCAAAACCCGAAAACTATAACGGTCCGAGAACTTATTTTCAATTCCTGCAAACCGTTCAAAAAAAAGGAGAACATGGTAACAGTTTCGCCTATAAAACCGTCAACACCGACGTTTTAGGGTGGTTGATCAGTCGCGTTACCGACCAACCCATTACGGAGGTTCTCTCAGAGAAAATCTGGAGCAAAATGGGGGCTGATATCAACGCTTACTTTACCGTCGATTCCATTGGTACACCCTTCGCCGGAGGGGGTTTAAACGCAGGATTACGGGATATGGCTCGTTTTGGACAAATGCTGCTCAATAATGGCAAGGTTGGCTCTAATCAGGTTGTTCCTGAAGCGGTGATTAACAATATTCGTCAAGGAGGCGATCGCCGAGCCTTTGCCGATGCAGGATACACTTTGCTCAAAGGGTGGAGTTATCGAAGTATGTGGTGGATCACCCATAACGATCATGGGGCATTTATGGCCAGAGGGGTGCATGGTCAATCTCTCTATATTGATCCCACCGCAGATATGGTCATCGCCCGTTTTGCTTCTTATCCCGTGGCGGGTAATGCAGCCAATGATCCCACTACTTTACCCGCTTACCAAGCTGTGGCAAATTACCTCATGAAAAATGATTCCTGA
- a CDS encoding ABC transporter ATP-binding protein, giving the protein MISWKDLLKSYHNHRSIAVYSILASGALQIVDLMVPYITGQIINVLSHQPIDSILENLVNSLANITNFPNNQIFSLAVLLGIIFVVTVVRSPIQPWLTDWFHWEIALKVRREQLKNTVRKILTLPLSFYDEYNPGRITNRIAKGVENQLWTYPEIAGELMPKIIRVLGIFVIILLIEWKIALLFLISFTLILFFSIKHLNKILKQEELLDKHSENTQSFSSELITNIKTVKAFATERRELSRQDKRLDREFKYVLFRIHTGYVKLVTWQKTVIQSSVFLILVYSLIITVQGHISLGHFITLITVSSMAYAELDPITQLAEIFARRYSSISRFHEFLHIPSGEDKAILTQESINHEPYQFTGKIHLSNLSFAYHENHWVLQNINLLIHPYETVAIVGKSGSGKSTLIKLLLRYFKPTQGQILIDGKDIQTLDIVQYRQRLAMVHQEVEIFNGTLLDNLTYGNRTVSFEAVEQACQIARVDEFITQFPQGYYTIVGERGVRLSGGQRQRIGIARALIVDPDVLIFDEATSSLDYESEKLIQLAMSSILGTRTTIIIAHRLSTVREADKIIVLDNGQIVEVGNHQQLLNHQGIYHRLHSLQETGELS; this is encoded by the coding sequence ATGATATCTTGGAAAGATTTACTAAAATCCTATCATAATCATAGGAGTATTGCTGTTTATAGCATCTTAGCCTCTGGCGCTTTACAAATCGTTGATTTAATGGTTCCTTATATCACAGGACAAATTATCAATGTTCTGTCTCATCAACCTATCGATAGTATTTTAGAAAATTTAGTTAATTCTCTAGCTAATATCACTAATTTTCCTAATAACCAGATATTTTCTTTAGCTGTTTTATTAGGAATTATCTTTGTAGTAACAGTTGTGCGTTCTCCCATTCAACCCTGGTTAACAGATTGGTTTCACTGGGAAATTGCCTTAAAAGTTCGTCGAGAACAGCTAAAAAATACCGTCAGAAAAATTCTCACACTACCGTTATCTTTTTATGATGAATATAACCCTGGACGGATTACTAACCGCATTGCCAAAGGAGTTGAAAACCAGTTATGGACTTATCCAGAAATAGCTGGAGAGTTAATGCCGAAGATTATCAGGGTGTTGGGTATTTTTGTGATTATTTTATTAATTGAATGGAAAATTGCTCTGCTTTTTCTCATTTCTTTTACCCTCATTTTATTCTTTAGCATTAAACATTTAAACAAAATTCTTAAACAAGAAGAGTTACTAGATAAACATAGTGAAAACACCCAAAGTTTTAGTTCAGAACTAATTACCAATATCAAGACTGTTAAAGCATTTGCCACCGAAAGAAGAGAATTATCTCGACAAGATAAAAGATTAGATCGAGAGTTTAAATATGTCTTGTTTCGCATTCATACAGGCTATGTAAAATTAGTGACATGGCAAAAAACCGTCATTCAATCTTCAGTATTTTTAATTCTTGTTTATAGTTTAATCATTACAGTACAAGGTCATATTTCCTTGGGTCATTTTATTACTCTGATTACAGTTTCTAGTATGGCCTATGCAGAATTAGATCCCATTACCCAACTAGCAGAAATTTTTGCTCGTCGTTATAGTTCCATTTCTCGCTTTCATGAGTTTCTACATATTCCCTCAGGAGAAGATAAAGCGATTCTAACTCAGGAATCTATTAACCATGAACCCTACCAATTTACAGGGAAAATACACCTAAGTAACTTATCCTTTGCTTACCACGAGAATCATTGGGTTCTTCAAAATATTAACCTGTTAATTCATCCCTATGAAACTGTGGCCATTGTTGGTAAATCAGGGTCAGGAAAATCCACATTAATCAAACTATTATTACGCTATTTTAAACCAACCCAAGGACAAATATTAATCGATGGCAAAGACATTCAAACCTTAGATATCGTTCAATATCGGCAACGATTAGCGATGGTTCATCAAGAGGTAGAAATATTTAATGGAACCCTATTAGACAATTTAACCTATGGGAATAGAACTGTTAGTTTTGAAGCAGTAGAACAAGCCTGTCAAATTGCTAGAGTTGATGAATTTATTACCCAGTTTCCTCAAGGTTACTATACTATTGTCGGAGAAAGAGGTGTGCGCTTATCAGGAGGACAACGACAAAGAATCGGCATCGCTAGAGCCTTAATTGTTGATCCTGATGTATTGATTTTTGATGAAGCTACCTCTAGTTTAGATTATGAATCAGAAAAATTGATTCAGTTAGCCATGTCCTCTATTTTAGGCACAAGAACTACCATAATTATTGCTCATCGCTTAAGTACCGTGCGAGAAGCTGATAAAATTATTGTCTTAGATAATGGACAAATTGTTGAAGTAGGAAATCACCAACAACTTTTAAATCATCAAGGTATTTATCATCGTTTACATTCTTTACAAGAAACAGGAGAATTATCTTAA
- a CDS encoding Spy/CpxP family protein refolding chaperone, producing MISKEFALIVTVLTLGIGGTMALANSANEPPSSVLLSETKILAQQEGNKPRRRDRSEQFQQLLNLSDQQMQQLSAIRQKYRPQMQQLKGKMQAEGQELSQMMQGNTSENDLRDKHQEIVNLRQEMGNLRFESMLEMRKVLTTEQRQQFAQFLQQRRQRGWGNRPNTEEMP from the coding sequence ATGATTTCCAAAGAATTTGCTTTGATTGTAACCGTTTTAACCCTAGGAATTGGGGGAACTATGGCCTTAGCTAATTCTGCTAACGAACCCCCTTCATCCGTGCTACTTTCCGAAACTAAAATTTTAGCTCAACAGGAAGGAAATAAACCCAGAAGAAGAGACAGAAGCGAACAATTTCAACAACTATTAAATCTCAGCGATCAGCAAATGCAGCAATTAAGTGCAATTCGGCAAAAATATCGTCCTCAAATGCAACAATTAAAAGGAAAAATGCAAGCTGAGGGTCAAGAATTGAGTCAAATGATGCAAGGAAACACATCAGAAAATGACCTCCGAGATAAGCACCAAGAAATTGTTAATCTTCGTCAAGAAATGGGAAATCTGCGCTTTGAAAGTATGTTAGAAATGCGAAAGGTTTTAACCACAGAACAACGTCAACAGTTTGCTCAATTTCTACAACAACGTCGTCAAAGAGGATGGGGAAATCGTCCTAATACAGAGGAAATGCCTTAA
- a CDS encoding sigma-70 family RNA polymerase sigma factor, which translates to MLADNPANATEKDLVRRCQQGDTLSFKQLYRRYQQRVRATLYQLCGSEMLDDLVQEVFLRVWKSLPKLREPSYFSTWLYRITWNVATDKRRKFAQNLSLNDDGTILNIMPSRPEDTPDLMRLHYQDLVQQGLQTLSLDHRAVLVLHDLEDVPQKEVATILELPLGTVKSRLFYARNQMRKFLKQQGAL; encoded by the coding sequence GTGTTAGCAGACAACCCTGCCAATGCAACAGAAAAAGACTTAGTGCGTCGCTGTCAGCAAGGAGATACCCTCTCTTTTAAACAACTATATCGACGCTATCAACAACGGGTAAGAGCGACTCTCTATCAATTATGTGGGAGTGAAATGCTTGATGACTTAGTACAGGAGGTATTTCTGAGAGTTTGGAAAAGCTTACCAAAACTACGAGAACCGTCCTATTTTTCCACTTGGTTATATCGTATTACCTGGAATGTTGCCACAGATAAACGACGAAAATTTGCTCAAAATTTGTCCTTAAATGATGATGGTACAATTTTAAATATTATGCCATCTCGTCCTGAAGATACACCAGATTTAATGCGACTGCATTATCAAGATTTAGTGCAACAAGGGTTACAGACTTTAAGTTTAGATCATCGGGCAGTTTTAGTGTTACACGACTTAGAAGATGTTCCCCAAAAAGAAGTTGCTACTATCTTAGAATTACCCCTAGGTACAGTCAAATCTCGTTTATTTTATGCCCGAAATCAAATGCGTAAGTTTTTGAAACAACAAGGAGCTTTATAA